From Chryseotalea sp. WA131a:
GCGAAATCAAAAATTGAAGTGGACAATGCTCGGAATATTTTGAAAGATCAGCGGTGTCAAATTAAAATTAGACTTTGAGATGGTCAATAAGTGGTGGTTGATAAGCGGTAATCGGTGTTCGGTAATAGGTGTTCAGTAATCAGTATTCGGTAAACTCCTCCTAACTACTAACTCCCTTCGCCTAACCTTTTATATTTACATTTAATATTCCTTTAAAACAATGAAACAGTTTCTAGTATTAGCTTTAATTTTTTCTGTAAAATTTTCCTTCGCCCAATACCCCCTCGTTCTCACTCAGCGCGAACAAGCCAAAGTGATTGATGATTTGTTGGAGGAGCGCTTGCGCACCGTGCTGCCAACGTTAATGCGCAGAGAAGGATTTGACATGTGGGTGATTATCTCACGCGAATACAACGAAGATCCCATCATCCGCACGATGTTACCAGCCGTATGGTTTGCAGCCCGCAGAACAACTATGCTGGTTGTTTACGACAAAGGGAAAGACAATAAAGGGAATGATCTTGGATTTGAATACCTGGCTGTGGCCCGATACGATGTAGGCAAAATCTTCAAGCGCGCTTGGGACCCTGACCGTAACCCTGACCAATGGGGACAATTAGCCAAAATCATCGAAGAACGAAATCCAAAAAAGATAGGTGTTAACAAAGCACCGTCATGGGGTCATGCGGACGGGTTGACTTCGAATGATTACGACCAACTGTTGACAGCACTACCGAAAAGATTATATCCGCTTGTAACATCAGCAGAAAAATTAGGGGTAGCTTGGCTGGAAACACGCACCGAAAAAGAAATGGTTATCTACCAACAAATTTGTCGAATTGCACATACTATCATTGCGGAAGGGTTTTCGGATAAAGTAATTCAACCGGGCGTAACAACTACCGAAGATGTAGTGTGGTGGTACAGAGAAGAAATCAAGCGCTTAAAGTTAGATACGTGGTTTCAACCCTCCGTTTCTATTCAGCGCAACGAACCGGAAGCAATTACTACCAAACGACCACAGCCTTTGGTGATTATGCCTGGTGACTTCCTTCATGTTGATTTTGGTATTACCTACTTACGTTTGAACACCGATACGCAGCAACATGCCTACATTTTAAAACCAGGCGAAACCGATGCTCCTGAATATCTAAAGAACGCCTTCAAGCGAGGCAATAAATTGCAAGACATCCTTACAGGCAATTTCAAAGAAGGCAGAAGCGGAAATCAAATTTTAGCCGATTCGCGCAAGCAAGCCATTGATGGAGGCATTACACCTTCTATCTATACACACCCCATTGGTTTTCATGGTCACGCAGCTGGCACTACCATTGGTATGTGGGACATGCAAGAGGGCGTTCCCTTTACGGGAGATTATGCCATGCATTACAACACCGCCTACTCCATTGAGTTAAACGCTTCCGTATATGTAATCGAATGGAAAAAAGAAATCAAGATACAGTTGGAAGAAGATGGTTATTTTGATGAAACAGGTTTTCGGTACATTGATGGAAGGCAAACCGAATTGATTTTAGTTCCGAAGGCTATTCCGAATGGAAAGTAAAATTTACTCAAAAGTATCACCTTTGGTTAACACCATTTTTTCTTCATCACCTCTGAGTTTGTAATCGCGGCATACTTTTTTGGGTGTGGGCCAATTGAAGGCTGTCCACAAAACGATCACCCCAAAATAAATGCTGAAAAATTCGTGATGGGTCATATACAAGCCAGCACCCATAAAAAGAGAAGTTGCCACAGAACCAGAGACTCGTAGAGTAGCTACCGAAACATACTTGTGGAGCCGAACACCCAAGCTCATCTCATTCGAAAAAGTTTTCAATCGCCTAAGCGAAAACCAATGAACAATCGTTAGGTCTAATAGTGCAAGAATCGGGAATAAAACCAATGTGATTTGTATAACATCTTCCGAAACAAGGGTAGGCTTTACTTGATTGGTAAGAACCAAATAATACACGTAAAGGAAGCCTGCCACGGGCACAAACATCATCAATAAACAGATGTTATATACCTTATAAAAATATTCAGAAAGAGAGTTATAATTCATTTCACCGCTTTTGTGCTTCAAAGCTAATTATAAATTATCTTTGCTTGAAGAAAGTAATAGACTATGGATGCCACCTCTACACTCAGTAGAAAAGAACAAGTAATTAGAATTGCTGCGCAATTATTTCGAGAGAAGGGCTATGCTGCTTCTTCCATGCGCGACTTGGCTCAAAACCTAGGAATCGAAGCGGCCAGTCTTTATTCGCATATCAAATCAAAGGAAGAAATCCTGCAAAGCTTGTGTTTTGACATGGCGGCTGAGTTTAGAAAGTCATTACAAGAAGTGGAAACCAAAAAAGTGTCTGCCAGTGAAAAATTGAAGTTGGGCATCATCGGTCATATTCAAGTGATGGCCAAAGATTTGATCGCTTCGGCCGTGTTTATGAATGAGCATCGCCATTTGAGCCAGCCATATCTTCGCGATTTTTTGTTGCTCCGTATCAACTATATCAATCGCTTTAAAGATATGATTGAAGAGGGCATCAAAAAGGGAGAGTTCAAAGAGAACATTGATAAGAAATTGGCGGTGATGACGCTCTTTTCATCTCTTAATTGGATGCCCATGTGGTACGATCCAGAAAGCAATATCATGCCCAACGAAATTGGTCAGCAACTAGCCGATATGCTGGTGAATGGGTTGAAAAAATAGGATCCTTCTTGGAAAGAAGTTTTATTATTGTTGGTTCAAATCTGTTTACAACTTCTTCTGAAGCTTTTTCATCCACTCTTCCACCGCTAAACATTAAAGTAAATTTACCTTCTTTATCTACGATCATATTGGTTGGGTGTCCAGCTACTATGCAAAACAAAGTTTGCATATTTGTCAGCACTAGGGATCGATTGAAAATAAAGAGGCTCTTTTGGACAAACTTCTTTAGGGAAGCGATGTCATCTTTGGCAAATGGCAAAAACAAAACATCCTTCTCGTACTTTTCTGCAAGTATGTTTAAAGCTAGAATTTCCGCTCGAAAGGGCACACATCCTATATACCAAAAATTGATAACTAAAATTTTCCCTTTTAATTCCGTTGATGAGAGCGTTTCTCCTTCAATATTTTCTGTAGCAAATTCAGGATTGCAGAATCTTTAGTTTATCAGTAAAAGGAAGTTTTGATGCCATTACCTTCGAGCAATCTTTGAAACACTCACTTTGGCAATACACACTTATTGAGTTTAGCGTTATGAAAAATAGAATTAACAGCTTCATTGATTTTTGATTAACCCGGAAAATCACTTTAACAATTAAAGGTAACATTATTGGCAAAAAAAATTAAACATCGTATTGGCTTCTTTGTTAAATTGCAAACGATTGTTAGGCATTGTGCTAGATCACTAAAAACCAATAATTATGTACGGGGGAGGAAATACCTTTGAAGGAATAAAAACCGATAGCGTAGCTCAAGAAGATCCAATTCTGCTGGCTGCCTTTGAGGCACGAATCGAGCGAGGGGAAAAAATTGAACCTACCGATTGGATGCCTCAGTTGTATCGCAAGCAACTCATCCGCATGATTGAGCAGCATGGGCATAGTGAAATAATAGGCGCATTACCAGAGGGCACTTGGATTACCCGAGCGCCCGGCTTCAAACGCAAAATGGCGTTAATGGCCAAAGTGCAAGATGAGGTAGGTCACGCACAACTTCTTTATAGTGCAGCAGAAACACTGGGCAAATCGCGCGAGCAAATGATTGATGATTTGATTACAGGGAAGTCAAAATACTCCAACATTTTCAACTACCCTACTTTCACATGGGCTGATTGTTGTTTCATTTCGTGGTTGGTAGATGCGGGTGCGATTGTTAATCAATTGGCCAATGCCAAAGGAAGCTATGGGCCTTATTGCCGTGCTCTGGATAGAATTTGTGCAGAAGAATCTTTCCATTTAAAATATGGACATCACTGCGTGATCTATTTAGCGAGCGGCACGAAAAAACAACGCGACATGTTTCAGGAAGCCTTGAACCGTTGGTGGCCTCCTATGATGCACTTTTTTGGACCATCAGACAAAATTTCTACACATACCGAGATATTGATGAAGTGGAAAGTGAAAATGGGCACCAACGATGACATGCGCAATCAGTTTTTGGATATGTACGTTCCTAAAATTTGGGAGCTTGGTTTTGTGATACCCGACCAAAACTTGAAAAAGAATACAGAGAGTGGCAAGTGGGAATACACCGAACCTGATTGGGAAGAATTTAAACGTGTGATCAATGGGGATGGCCCATGTAACAAAGAAAGACTAGAAGTTAGACGCATTGCGGAAGAACGCGGTAAATGGGTGAGAGAAGCATTGAAAACGCCCAAGACCAAGTATGTAATGCCGTTGGCATAAATCATTTTCGATTTTAGATTTACGATTTGCTGTTGAAATAGAATCAGCACACTAAATCAAAATTCTAAAATCACAAATCTAAAGTCACAAATCTTGAAGTCCCTAGACCCCCGCGTAACCCGACTGCCACACATTGGTGAAGCAGGAAAAATTGTCCCGAAAGTTTCGTTGGATCAGTTTGGAACGTTCGAAGTTTTCGTGCAACCCAAAGAAGGCAAGCCGTTTCAACACGAAGGCATTGTTCATGCACCTAACCTAGAGTTGGCCTACATCCTAGCAAAAGAAACCTTTACCCGAAGGTTTACGTGTGCTTCATTGTATGTAGTGGAGACGCGCGAGGTGTTCGTTTCTCCCCTTACCGAAGGAAACCAAAATGTCTATGACTTATTGGATGATGTTAAAGATGGTGATGGCAAAAAGGATTTTGAAATTTATCATTTGACCAAACGCGGTAAGCAGCACATCCATGTTGGCAGCGTTGTCGCTACATCCGCGCCAGGAGCGATGAGCAAAGCAAAAAACAAATTTAACCAAGGAAAAACCGTTTACAACGTGTGGGCGATTGATCGAAAAGCCATTCGATTCACCTCGGATGATGACAAAGATTTGTGGTTGACGCTGCCCGAAAAAAAATTCCGTGATGCGGCTGAATACAAGGGTGGTGATAAATTGACAAGTTTTTTGGAAAAGAGTAGCTTTATAAAAAAGTAATGATATGATTACGAAAGAAGAAATTAAAAATGAAAACATGCTTGATTGATGGCTTATTTACTCGACACAAATATTTGTATTTACCTTCGTAAAGATCAATCTCTCAAACTGAGTTGATGGCCTAAAAATTGAAAATTGGACAAAGAACTAGAAATGGAAAACCTACCCCTCAGAGAACTTCTTTACAAAATGGCCGATGACCAACTAATTCTTGGACATCGCAATTCTGAATGGACAGGCTTTGGGCCATTGCTCGAAGAAGACATTGCCTTCTCGTCCATGGCGCAAGACAAGGTAGGGCACAGTTTGGCTCTTTATACATTGCTTCATCAACTAGGAGAAAGTGATCCTGATACAATTGCCTTCACCCGCAATGCAAATCAATTTCACAACTCCATCTTAACGGAATTACCCAATCAAGAATACGATTTCAGTTTGATTCGTCATTTTTTGTACGATATAGCCGAAGCATTGAGATTTGAATTACTGACAAATTCATCGTATGAGCCATTGGCACAAGTGGCCAAAAAAGTGCGGGGAGAACTTCGCTACCACACCCTCCACGCCAAAACATGGATCACCCAGTTGGGCTCAGCTACCGAAGAAAGCATTGGCCGTCTACAAAAATCATTGGAGAATGCCATGCCCTATGCCTTGGGTATTTTTGAAGAATCGCTTTATGAAAAGGAAATCATCGCCACCGAAATTTTTGCTGGCGAAGCGGAGTTAAAAGAAAAATGGCTCTCAAAGATTGAAGAGATAATCTCGCAAACCAGCTTACAATTACCTGATTGGAAAATTGTACAACCTATTTATGGGGGAAGAATTGGCAAGCACAGTGAGCACCTACAGCCTCTGTTGGATGAGATGAGTGAAGTGTTTCGGATTGATCCAGGGGCAGAGTGGTAATTATTATTTCGGAAGACTGAAAGTTGACTTAAGCTCCCAGACTTCCAGACTTCCGGACTTAAAAAAACATCAATGAAACACGTAACCACCGAACTCCATTTCATCACCCTCACTTACGCACAGCACATTGCGCAACTTCCTGAAGTTGATTTTTCTGCGAAGCCATTCCCCACTAAATGGAGCAAGAAAGAAGTGCTCGGCCACCTCATCGACTCAGGTGAAAACAATTTAAGAAGATTTATTTGCGGACAATACGAAACACCGACTCCTAAAATAAAATACAACCAAGACTTTTGGGTAGCCGCGAATCAATATCAAAGCACACCATCCAATGATGTCATTGAAAACTGGCGATTGATCAATCTTAAAATCTGTCGCGTGCTGCAGCACATGCCAACCGAAAACTATTTAAAGACCTGCGACTTTGGTGATGGGAAATTTCTGACATTAGAATGGTTGGCCATCGATTACGTCAAGCACTTGAAGCATCACCTCAATCAAATCATTGCCAACTCATTTGCTATTGTCTATCCATGATAACGTCCATCAAAGAAGTTTACGAATGGCTAGAAGAGGTAAATGATCCGGAGATACCCGTATTGTCGTTGGTGGATTTGGGAGTCATCACAGAAGTGGAAGTGGATGGAGAAAAAGTTTCGGTAGAACTAACACCCACCTTTGCTGGATGTCCCGCCATGGAGGTAATGAAGAATGAAGTCATCGAAAAGTTAAAAAGCAAAGGGATCAGCAATGTATCCGTCAATGTCTCCTTTCGGATTCCGTGGTCGTCTGATTTTATTTCTGAAAAGGGAAAAAAAGCACTCAAGCAATTTGGATTAGCGCCACCACCCTCCAACAAAGTATTTCACGATTTGGAAATTCTTGAAAGTGCAATCTGTCCACGGTGCGAGGGTGAAAATACCGAACTTAAGAATCCTTTTGGCCCAACGTTGTGCCGCGCCATTTACTACTGCCACACTTGCCACGAAGCCTTTGAGCAATTCAAACCGCTATAAATGTCAGAAAACTTACATGTTTGTAATTTTTTGAGCAAAACCTTTTTTCTTTGCCGACCGTATAGCTTAAGTCCATGAATAGTACCCGTATCCACTTTATCTTTTTGGCATTTTCTGCAGCTGCTTTATTGAGCTGTGGCCGCTCTGCAACCTCTACTGAAAAAACCAGTTTTTCAACTGCCGATTCTCTTACCGATCGGTATCTAAGTCTGCAAGACACGTTGGTACATGTGTGGAACAAACTGATCCATGACGAAAATGAGAGAATCCGTGCGATGGAAAAAGTACTGACCGAGCTAAATAAACAATCCGGAGAGGCTTCCTTAAGTTCTTTAGAAACTCGGTTTGGGCAAATCAAAGAATTAAGGATAACGCCCAAAACGCTTTCCAATCCTAATGTGCTAGAGGAATATGACTTTGCACATGAATCACTCATCAGCGAATTGATGACAGCGTCCTCCAATCTATCCATTATCAATCAACCATCTTTTCAACAATTGCTCGATAACATTAAAATTACGGAAGGCCAGATAAACCTGAACCGCTCCGATTATGATAGCATTGCGCAAGCCTTCAATGCTTTTTTAAAAAAACATAAGTCGACCCTAAAGCAGATTGACCAAACCTGCAATCTGGAGCAACGTTATCTTTTCAATTCAGTGGTAAAAAAATGAGGTTGTCTCCAAAGTAGAGACAGTCTTTTTTATCAAGAAGTCTTTGTTGGTTTTTATGAAGGGTGTTTTTTTCGAGAGAAAAATGGTGGATGATTTTATGCCTCTAGCTTAATCAGGTTGTGTGCTAAAGCAAGTAATCTGGGTATTTATTTCGCCTTTTACTAGCCGTTTGAACATAAACTTTTTGAAGTTTTTGTTATGCTTGATGTTGGCAAAAACATGTTCCACATCCAGCTGCTCTTTGTGTTTGCGATAGATAATTCCTTGCTCGCTTTTCAATCTCAGGTCAGCTTGTTGCTTTAGTTCTCTCAAGGAATGGTTGATAATGTCTTGCCCCTGATCATAAAACTAAATTATCGCTCTTGAAGGGGTCGACATTTTTAAAATGTTGATTACGGCCAAAATGATTGTGTAGGCCGCCCATTGAAAGTTCATTTGAAAAGTCTGGTCAAAGATGGACATTAAATGGTGCACATCAAGTAGCCAACCTCAGTACTGC
This genomic window contains:
- a CDS encoding M24 family metallopeptidase, whose product is MKQFLVLALIFSVKFSFAQYPLVLTQREQAKVIDDLLEERLRTVLPTLMRREGFDMWVIISREYNEDPIIRTMLPAVWFAARRTTMLVVYDKGKDNKGNDLGFEYLAVARYDVGKIFKRAWDPDRNPDQWGQLAKIIEERNPKKIGVNKAPSWGHADGLTSNDYDQLLTALPKRLYPLVTSAEKLGVAWLETRTEKEMVIYQQICRIAHTIIAEGFSDKVIQPGVTTTEDVVWWYREEIKRLKLDTWFQPSVSIQRNEPEAITTKRPQPLVIMPGDFLHVDFGITYLRLNTDTQQHAYILKPGETDAPEYLKNAFKRGNKLQDILTGNFKEGRSGNQILADSRKQAIDGGITPSIYTHPIGFHGHAAGTTIGMWDMQEGVPFTGDYAMHYNTAYSIELNASVYVIEWKKEIKIQLEEDGYFDETGFRYIDGRQTELILVPKAIPNGK
- a CDS encoding TetR family transcriptional regulator; the protein is MDATSTLSRKEQVIRIAAQLFREKGYAASSMRDLAQNLGIEAASLYSHIKSKEEILQSLCFDMAAEFRKSLQEVETKKVSASEKLKLGIIGHIQVMAKDLIASAVFMNEHRHLSQPYLRDFLLLRINYINRFKDMIEEGIKKGEFKENIDKKLAVMTLFSSLNWMPMWYDPESNIMPNEIGQQLADMLVNGLKK
- a CDS encoding redoxin domain-containing protein; amino-acid sequence: MEGETLSSTELKGKILVINFWYIGCVPFRAEILALNILAEKYEKDVLFLPFAKDDIASLKKFVQKSLFIFNRSLVLTNMQTLFCIVAGHPTNMIVDKEGKFTLMFSGGRVDEKASEEVVNRFEPTIIKLLSKKDPIFSTHSPAYRLVADQFRWA
- the paaA gene encoding 1,2-phenylacetyl-CoA epoxidase subunit A codes for the protein MYGGGNTFEGIKTDSVAQEDPILLAAFEARIERGEKIEPTDWMPQLYRKQLIRMIEQHGHSEIIGALPEGTWITRAPGFKRKMALMAKVQDEVGHAQLLYSAAETLGKSREQMIDDLITGKSKYSNIFNYPTFTWADCCFISWLVDAGAIVNQLANAKGSYGPYCRALDRICAEESFHLKYGHHCVIYLASGTKKQRDMFQEALNRWWPPMMHFFGPSDKISTHTEILMKWKVKMGTNDDMRNQFLDMYVPKIWELGFVIPDQNLKKNTESGKWEYTEPDWEEFKRVINGDGPCNKERLEVRRIAEERGKWVREALKTPKTKYVMPLA
- a CDS encoding phenylacetic acid degradation b, with amino-acid sequence MGEAGKIVPKVSLDQFGTFEVFVQPKEGKPFQHEGIVHAPNLELAYILAKETFTRRFTCASLYVVETREVFVSPLTEGNQNVYDLLDDVKDGDGKKDFEIYHLTKRGKQHIHVGSVVATSAPGAMSKAKNKFNQGKTVYNVWAIDRKAIRFTSDDDKDLWLTLPEKKFRDAAEYKGGDKLTSFLEKSSFIKK
- the paaC gene encoding phenylacetate-CoA oxygenase subunit PaaC, whose amino-acid sequence is MENLPLRELLYKMADDQLILGHRNSEWTGFGPLLEEDIAFSSMAQDKVGHSLALYTLLHQLGESDPDTIAFTRNANQFHNSILTELPNQEYDFSLIRHFLYDIAEALRFELLTNSSYEPLAQVAKKVRGELRYHTLHAKTWITQLGSATEESIGRLQKSLENAMPYALGIFEESLYEKEIIATEIFAGEAELKEKWLSKIEEIISQTSLQLPDWKIVQPIYGGRIGKHSEHLQPLLDEMSEVFRIDPGAEW
- a CDS encoding DinB family protein, with the translated sequence MKHVTTELHFITLTYAQHIAQLPEVDFSAKPFPTKWSKKEVLGHLIDSGENNLRRFICGQYETPTPKIKYNQDFWVAANQYQSTPSNDVIENWRLINLKICRVLQHMPTENYLKTCDFGDGKFLTLEWLAIDYVKHLKHHLNQIIANSFAIVYP
- the paaJ gene encoding phenylacetate-CoA oxygenase subunit PaaJ, translating into MITSIKEVYEWLEEVNDPEIPVLSLVDLGVITEVEVDGEKVSVELTPTFAGCPAMEVMKNEVIEKLKSKGISNVSVNVSFRIPWSSDFISEKGKKALKQFGLAPPPSNKVFHDLEILESAICPRCEGENTELKNPFGPTLCRAIYYCHTCHEAFEQFKPL
- a CDS encoding transposase → MRELKQQADLRLKSEQGIIYRKHKEQLDVEHVFANIKHNKNFKKFMFKRLVKGEINTQITCFSTQPD